Proteins co-encoded in one Methyloterricola oryzae genomic window:
- a CDS encoding transglutaminase family protein, which translates to MNTRIAIKHSIQQRFDRKVGLSTHWLRLRPAPHTRSVIEAYSLKVQTEPHFLNWLRDPYENHLARLDLPEPVTDLRLEVEVLAELPQLNPFDFLVEPHAASFPITYPEQLVKELKPYLWVGKPGPRLSQWFDALDIEPGYIVERLGDINLRFYNQLPAFGTLQPGAVDPEVVLARGGGSAWEVAWIATLTLRKLGLAARFTSGYHVALAPGEGGYDMARLHAWTEVYLPGAGWVGLDPAGGVFAAEGHIPLASAPEYLRTLPVMGYFEHCQVESEESASVRRLSPAATAWPFSETQWTDIRALGQKVDADIKAQGIDLNLGQSLSFVSAYNPSAPEWTSTALGPDKTRAAEELLLRLKKRLAPGGLLHLGQSEWMGGEPLPRWRLSAFFRGDGFPIWRDEALIGRRQSAFKLNREDAARFAEVLATSLGLAKHFVTPAYEDGLHQFWLHRPSLGGTPEPEDLRDPERRRALAAQLTGDHSEPAGYVLPLRWDPVTDAWSSGTWSFRRGRLVLVPGDSALGYRLPLESLPVGDAAAADMEPERCQFDERPLLPRDFGELNARFVSVSPASAELETADPARTEARPPRTALSVQVRHGQLYVFMPPLSHLEHYLALVAAIESSATQVGISVMLEGYEPPEDHRLWRLTLEPDAGCLKLCLPEVASCAAQIELLGAAFTEAANAGLRAERIMSDGKSLPPGGRADIRLGGTVPAKSPFFKRPELLRSLIVYWQRHPSLSYLFAGRSIGPGGTAPRPDEGRDDALYELSIALERIPKGECPTPWTPDRLLRHLLADPAGDMRRAEIRVDQLYPPDRSSLRLGRTILRAFETPPHPRLAALQGLLVKGLLARFALSPYPEQLQEWGSALHDRFMLPAVLWADLLDVLNDLNAAGLAFQPDWFQPLLELRFPVIGKVTMGDISLELREAHEPWPVLAEETTATGTARFVDSANEKVQVRCSGVTPSRHALICNGYRVPLRSTAIQSEMVAGIRFKASDPVSTLHPTRFAVAALELDLVDTWTGHVIGGCTYTPPRPQLFGAITAPPRSSESGEDIPPPPPHAAPVLMPPFSSGGTFLGKSGGGVRAAIPAVQTDERYPYLLDLVRL; encoded by the coding sequence ATGAATACCCGAATCGCCATCAAGCACTCGATCCAGCAGCGTTTCGACCGCAAGGTCGGATTGTCCACCCATTGGCTGCGGCTGCGCCCCGCGCCGCACACCCGCAGCGTGATCGAGGCCTATTCGCTCAAGGTGCAGACGGAACCGCATTTTCTCAACTGGCTGCGCGACCCCTACGAAAACCATCTTGCCCGCCTGGACCTGCCCGAGCCTGTGACGGACCTGCGCCTTGAGGTGGAAGTGCTGGCGGAACTGCCCCAACTCAACCCCTTCGATTTTCTGGTGGAACCCCATGCCGCCAGCTTTCCGATCACCTACCCCGAGCAGTTGGTGAAGGAGCTGAAACCCTATCTGTGGGTCGGCAAACCCGGCCCCCGCCTGAGCCAATGGTTCGACGCCCTGGACATCGAGCCCGGCTACATCGTGGAACGCCTGGGGGACATCAATCTCAGGTTCTACAACCAACTGCCCGCCTTCGGCACCCTGCAACCGGGTGCCGTGGACCCCGAGGTGGTGCTGGCGCGGGGTGGCGGCTCGGCCTGGGAAGTGGCCTGGATCGCGACCCTGACCCTGCGCAAGCTTGGCCTTGCAGCCCGCTTCACCTCCGGTTATCACGTGGCGCTGGCGCCCGGCGAAGGCGGCTACGACATGGCCCGGCTGCACGCCTGGACCGAGGTCTATCTGCCCGGCGCGGGCTGGGTCGGCCTGGATCCGGCCGGCGGCGTCTTCGCGGCCGAAGGCCATATCCCCCTGGCTTCGGCCCCGGAGTATCTCAGGACCCTCCCGGTCATGGGCTATTTTGAACATTGCCAGGTGGAAAGCGAGGAATCCGCCAGCGTGCGCCGGCTCTCCCCCGCGGCCACGGCCTGGCCCTTCTCCGAAACCCAGTGGACGGATATCCGCGCCCTGGGTCAAAAGGTGGACGCCGACATCAAAGCACAGGGCATCGATCTCAACCTGGGCCAAAGCCTGTCCTTTGTCTCCGCCTACAACCCGTCCGCGCCGGAATGGACCAGCACCGCGCTGGGACCCGACAAGACGCGGGCCGCCGAGGAATTGCTGCTGCGCCTGAAAAAGCGCCTCGCCCCTGGCGGCTTGCTGCATCTAGGTCAGAGTGAATGGATGGGCGGCGAGCCTCTGCCCCGCTGGCGGCTCAGCGCCTTTTTCCGCGGCGACGGCTTTCCGATCTGGCGCGACGAGGCTTTGATCGGCCGCCGACAATCCGCGTTCAAGCTCAACCGCGAAGACGCCGCCCGCTTCGCGGAAGTGCTGGCCACCAGCCTCGGCCTGGCCAAACACTTCGTCACACCGGCTTATGAGGACGGACTGCATCAATTCTGGCTGCATCGACCCAGCCTGGGCGGCACCCCGGAACCCGAGGATTTGCGCGACCCGGAACGCCGTCGCGCACTGGCGGCGCAGTTGACCGGTGATCACAGCGAGCCGGCCGGGTATGTGCTGCCGCTGCGCTGGGATCCCGTCACCGATGCCTGGTCTAGCGGAACCTGGTCATTCCGGCGCGGCCGGCTGGTGCTCGTGCCCGGCGACTCCGCGCTGGGCTATCGCCTGCCCCTGGAGAGCCTACCCGTGGGGGATGCGGCGGCCGCCGACATGGAGCCCGAACGTTGCCAGTTCGACGAGCGGCCCTTGCTGCCGCGGGATTTCGGCGAACTCAACGCGCGCTTTGTGAGCGTTAGTCCGGCTTCGGCCGAACTGGAAACCGCGGACCCCGCCCGCACCGAAGCGCGCCCGCCCAGAACCGCCCTGTCCGTGCAGGTGCGCCACGGGCAGCTGTATGTGTTCATGCCGCCACTGTCCCATCTGGAGCATTACCTGGCGCTGGTCGCCGCCATCGAATCCAGCGCGACGCAGGTGGGTATCTCCGTCATGCTGGAAGGCTACGAACCGCCGGAAGACCACCGGCTGTGGCGCCTGACCCTGGAGCCGGACGCCGGCTGCCTGAAATTGTGCCTGCCCGAGGTGGCGTCCTGCGCCGCACAGATCGAACTGCTGGGGGCCGCATTCACCGAAGCGGCGAACGCGGGCCTGCGCGCCGAGCGCATCATGAGCGACGGCAAGAGCCTGCCACCCGGCGGCCGCGCCGACATCCGCCTGGGCGGCACCGTGCCGGCCAAAAGCCCCTTCTTCAAACGTCCGGAACTGCTGCGCTCGCTCATCGTCTACTGGCAGCGCCATCCCAGCCTGTCGTATCTGTTCGCGGGCCGTTCCATTGGTCCCGGGGGCACGGCACCCCGACCCGACGAGGGCCGTGACGATGCCCTGTACGAGTTGAGCATCGCCCTAGAGCGCATCCCCAAGGGCGAGTGCCCAACGCCCTGGACGCCGGACCGGCTGTTGCGCCATCTGCTCGCCGACCCGGCCGGGGACATGCGCCGCGCCGAGATTCGGGTCGACCAACTCTACCCGCCCGATCGCTCCAGCCTACGTCTGGGCCGCACCATCCTGCGCGCCTTCGAGACACCGCCGCACCCGCGGCTTGCGGCGCTTCAGGGTCTGCTGGTCAAGGGCTTGCTGGCCCGCTTCGCCCTGAGTCCGTACCCGGAACAGCTGCAAGAGTGGGGCTCGGCACTGCACGACCGCTTTATGCTGCCGGCCGTGCTGTGGGCGGACCTCCTCGATGTGCTGAATGATCTGAACGCCGCGGGCCTGGCCTTCCAGCCCGACTGGTTCCAGCCGCTCCTGGAACTGCGTTTCCCCGTAATCGGGAAAGTGACCATGGGTGACATTTCGCTGGAACTTCGCGAGGCGCATGAGCCTTGGCCGGTGCTGGCGGAGGAAACCACCGCAACCGGGACAGCCCGCTTCGTGGACTCGGCCAACGAAAAGGTGCAGGTCCGCTGCAGCGGCGTCACGCCCTCTCGTCACGCCCTGATTTGCAACGGTTACCGCGTTCCGCTCAGGTCCACCGCGATCCAGAGCGAGATGGTCGCCGGAATTCGCTTCAAAGCCAGCGACCCCGTATCGACCCTGCACCCGACCCGATTCGCCGTGGCGGCCCTGGAACTGGATCTGGTAGACACCTGGACCGGCCACGTCATCGGTGGATGCACCTATACGCCCCCACGCCCTCAATTGTTCGGCGCGATCACAGCCCCGCCACGCAGCAGCGAGAGTGGGGAAGACATTCCGCCACCCCCTCCGCACGCGGCCCCCGTGCTGATGCCGCCCTTCAGTTCCGGCGGAACCTTCCTCGGCAAAAGCGGCGGCGGCGTCCGCGCGGCCATTCCTGCGGTGCAAACGGATGAACGCTACCCCTATCTCCTGGATCTGGTAAGGCTTTAA
- the glgC gene encoding glucose-1-phosphate adenylyltransferase, giving the protein MSEINQNPRFVSRLTKQTLALILAGGRGSRLHDLTEWRAKPAVPFGGKFRIIDFPLSNCLNSGIRKIGVLTQYKADSLIRHLQRGWSFFRPELDEFIDILPAQQRMQETWYEGTADAVYQNLDIFRQRDAKYVLILAGDHIYKMDYGLMLAYHVEKEADLTIGCMQVSLDEATAFGVMEVDNGQRVRAFVEKPDDPPAMPNHPDQALVSMGIYIFNSEFLYEQLIKDADNGASSHDFGKDIIPDLIENCRVQAYPFRDPSSGSQAYWRDVGTVDAYWESNIELVRPNSELNIFDPEWLIWTYLAQTPPGKFETGPSGKRSVVEDSMVAGGCIVTGGEVRNSVLFRNVQIQDAASVDYSVILPEVTIGEGCRIKKAIIDRGCRVPPGTVVGEDVEQDRKRFFVSAGGVVLVTPDRLGQKVHFAR; this is encoded by the coding sequence ATGAGTGAAATCAATCAAAATCCGCGTTTCGTCAGCCGACTCACGAAACAAACGCTGGCGCTGATCCTCGCTGGCGGGCGTGGCAGCCGCCTGCACGACCTAACCGAATGGCGGGCAAAGCCGGCCGTTCCTTTCGGCGGCAAGTTCCGCATCATTGACTTCCCCTTGTCCAACTGCCTGAATTCAGGCATTCGCAAGATTGGCGTCCTCACCCAGTACAAGGCGGATTCATTGATCCGGCATCTGCAGCGTGGCTGGAGTTTTTTTCGCCCTGAGTTGGATGAGTTCATCGACATTCTTCCGGCACAGCAGCGTATGCAGGAGACCTGGTACGAGGGCACGGCGGACGCGGTCTACCAGAATCTGGACATCTTCCGGCAGCGGGACGCGAAATATGTGCTGATCCTCGCCGGGGATCATATCTACAAGATGGATTACGGCCTCATGCTGGCCTATCACGTCGAAAAGGAAGCCGATCTTACCATCGGCTGCATGCAGGTTTCCCTGGACGAGGCCACGGCCTTCGGCGTGATGGAGGTCGACAACGGCCAGCGCGTGCGCGCCTTCGTCGAGAAACCGGACGATCCGCCAGCCATGCCCAACCACCCGGATCAGGCCCTGGTGTCCATGGGCATTTATATCTTCAATAGCGAATTCCTCTACGAGCAACTGATCAAGGATGCGGACAACGGGGCTTCCTCCCACGATTTCGGCAAGGACATCATCCCGGATCTGATCGAGAACTGCCGCGTACAGGCGTACCCATTCCGCGATCCCTCCTCCGGGTCCCAGGCCTACTGGCGGGACGTGGGAACCGTAGACGCCTATTGGGAAAGCAACATCGAACTGGTCCGACCCAATTCGGAACTCAACATCTTCGATCCGGAGTGGTTGATCTGGACGTATCTGGCACAGACGCCCCCGGGCAAATTCGAAACCGGTCCCAGCGGAAAGCGCAGCGTGGTCGAGGATTCCATGGTGGCTGGCGGATGCATCGTCACTGGCGGCGAGGTGAGAAACTCGGTGCTGTTCCGCAATGTGCAAATACAGGATGCTGCCAGTGTTGATTACTCGGTGATCCTGCCGGAAGTGACGATCGGAGAGGGCTGCCGCATCAAGAAAGCCATCATTGACAGAGGGTGCAGGGTGCCACCGGGTACCGTGGTGGGCGAAGACGTCGAACAGGACCGGAAGCGGTTTTTTGTGAGTGCTGGCGGAGTCGTGCTGGTGACGCCCGACCGTTTGGGTCAGAAAGTGCACTTCGCGCGATAG
- a CDS encoding STAS domain-containing protein, with translation MKIDCEQLPGDVCKLVLAGRMDLPGTEAIETEFSKLAGPPQSRVLVDLSGVNFVTSYGIRMLLFNAKGVHRRGGRMVLLNPDPNVTRILEVAGIDSLIPIRANLTDALEHLDSPGEPFDEDS, from the coding sequence ATGAAGATTGACTGTGAGCAACTGCCTGGAGATGTCTGCAAACTCGTTCTGGCGGGACGCATGGACCTGCCGGGAACCGAGGCGATAGAGACCGAATTCTCCAAGCTGGCAGGACCGCCGCAGAGCCGGGTCCTGGTCGACCTGTCCGGCGTCAATTTTGTCACTTCCTATGGCATCCGCATGCTGCTCTTCAATGCCAAGGGCGTTCACCGCCGCGGGGGCCGGATGGTCCTGCTGAACCCCGATCCGAATGTCACGCGTATCCTGGAGGTTGCTGGCATAGACAGCCTCATCCCGATCCGGGCGAATCTTACTGACGCCCTTGAACACCTGGATAGTCCGGGTGAACCTTTTGACGAGGACTCCTGA
- a CDS encoding ATP-binding protein, with amino-acid sequence MQAQDIRICNEATELRRVSQWLGELCADWGLPPPLLFDLDVCAQEVVTNIIDHAYSDRGLHHIDLSCSVDDGFVELVIEDNGKPFDPLQHPPADSGVSLEDVKIGGLGVQLVRRLLSDCSYARRGGHNVLTLRLATPPAPTGESSP; translated from the coding sequence GTGCAAGCTCAGGACATCCGGATCTGCAATGAGGCAACGGAACTGCGCCGCGTGAGCCAGTGGCTGGGCGAGCTCTGCGCTGACTGGGGCCTGCCGCCACCCCTGCTCTTCGATCTCGACGTATGCGCGCAGGAAGTGGTGACCAACATCATTGACCACGCATACAGCGACAGGGGACTTCACCACATCGATCTGTCATGTTCCGTCGATGACGGCTTCGTCGAACTCGTCATCGAGGACAACGGCAAGCCCTTCGATCCGCTACAGCACCCACCCGCGGACAGCGGAGTCAGCCTGGAAGACGTCAAAATCGGTGGCCTGGGCGTCCAACTTGTTCGCCGCCTCCTGAGTGACTGTTCTTACGCAAGGCGAGGCGGGCACAATGTGCTTACGCTCCGCCTCGCGACTCCGCCCGCGCCAACCGGGGAGTCCAGCCCATGA
- a CDS encoding PP2C family protein-serine/threonine phosphatase — MTSKRNSVFRRAQDRRGQQTPPEREAGDPLHERRCQAERRSENRIERFGLLAGVSSERLDDLLGHCPVLELAPGETLLETGQENHAVYLLLSGGLKVHLDESNTDDCLPIAPGEFVGELSIIDGDPVSACVIAERPSRLLVIAEEEFWEGLMPIPAVARNFLAALSQKMRTASRVIVERLQQQMAYRHMLKELQIARGIQESMLPSRFPLFPERKEVDIFAAMHAAKEVGGDFYDAFFITPRQLFLCIGDVSGKGISAALFMVRCLTQIRTETRYEHAPHDILRRINRALCENNESAMFVTVFCAILDIATGELVYSNGGHNAPLTSSQGQFDFIPMPRGVLIGVHPDARFNCLSRTLQPGQALLAYTDGVTEALNDSDELFGDDRLRAILSQQRHADAQGLVDAVRRGVNEFIQATPQSDDITLIALRYLG; from the coding sequence ATGACTTCTAAGCGCAATTCCGTCTTCAGGCGCGCACAGGATCGGCGGGGCCAGCAAACCCCGCCCGAGCGGGAGGCAGGCGATCCCTTGCACGAAAGACGCTGCCAGGCCGAGCGTCGGAGCGAAAATCGCATCGAGCGCTTTGGGCTTCTGGCGGGCGTGTCCTCCGAACGACTGGATGACCTGCTCGGGCACTGCCCGGTGCTGGAATTGGCGCCGGGTGAGACCTTGCTTGAAACAGGGCAGGAAAATCACGCGGTCTATCTCCTGCTCTCCGGAGGCCTGAAGGTACACCTGGATGAATCCAATACGGACGATTGCCTGCCTATCGCCCCCGGCGAATTTGTCGGCGAACTGTCCATCATCGACGGTGACCCGGTTTCGGCCTGCGTCATAGCCGAGCGGCCCAGCCGTCTGCTGGTCATCGCCGAGGAGGAGTTCTGGGAAGGGCTGATGCCGATTCCCGCTGTGGCCCGCAATTTCCTGGCCGCCCTGTCCCAGAAGATGCGGACGGCCAGCCGCGTCATCGTCGAGCGCCTGCAACAGCAAATGGCGTATCGCCACATGTTGAAGGAACTGCAGATCGCGCGCGGCATTCAGGAAAGCATGCTGCCCAGCAGGTTCCCCCTGTTCCCGGAACGGAAGGAAGTGGATATCTTTGCGGCCATGCACGCGGCCAAGGAAGTGGGCGGGGATTTTTACGACGCGTTCTTCATCACGCCCCGCCAACTCTTCCTGTGTATCGGCGACGTCTCGGGCAAAGGCATTTCGGCCGCGCTCTTCATGGTGCGCTGCCTCACCCAGATCCGGACCGAAACCCGTTACGAGCATGCACCGCACGACATACTGCGGCGCATCAATAGGGCCTTGTGCGAGAACAACGAATCGGCCATGTTCGTTACCGTGTTCTGCGCCATTCTCGACATCGCCACCGGCGAGTTGGTCTATTCCAACGGTGGGCACAACGCCCCGCTCACCAGCAGCCAGGGCCAGTTTGATTTCATTCCCATGCCGCGCGGCGTGCTGATCGGGGTGCACCCCGATGCGCGCTTCAACTGCCTGAGCCGGACGCTGCAGCCTGGACAGGCCCTGCTGGCCTACACCGATGGCGTGACCGAAGCACTGAACGACAGCGACGAGCTTTTCGGTGACGACCGTCTGCGCGCGATCCTATCGCAGCAAAGGCACGCCGACGCGCAAGGCCTGGTCGATGCGGTGCGCCGAGGAGTTAATGAGTTCATACAGGCGACCCCCCAGTCCGATGACATTACGCTCATCGCCCTGCGCTACCTCGGCTGA
- a CDS encoding AAA family ATPase translates to MSDPIIQEQPPQTAGLSATQEAWRGLQQFIARQVIGQERLIERMLIALLADGHILVEGAPGLAKTRAINVLGRGVEGNFQRIQFTPDLLPADLTGTEIYRPQDGSFHFQEGPLFHNLILADEINRSPAKVQSALLEAMAERQITVGRKTYPLPDLFMVMATQNPIEQEGTYPLPEAQLDRFLLYVRIGYPEAAHEREILRLVRGEARAARGSSGETGTFDPLPQRVLFAGRSEVLDIYMAEPLEEYLLQLVLATRNPGAYGQEMARWLQYGASPRATIALDRCSRAKAWLAGRDYVTPDDIQAIAYDVLRHRLILSYEAEAEGITTDQCIRELIRRVAVP, encoded by the coding sequence ATGTCCGACCCCATCATCCAGGAGCAGCCCCCGCAAACGGCTGGCCTGAGCGCCACCCAAGAAGCCTGGCGCGGACTGCAACAGTTCATCGCGCGCCAGGTGATCGGCCAGGAAAGGCTGATCGAACGCATGCTGATCGCACTGCTGGCGGACGGCCATATCCTGGTGGAAGGTGCGCCGGGGCTGGCCAAAACGCGGGCCATCAACGTGCTGGGACGCGGTGTGGAAGGCAATTTCCAGCGCATCCAGTTCACCCCGGACCTGCTGCCCGCCGACCTCACCGGAACCGAGATCTATCGCCCCCAGGATGGCTCCTTTCATTTCCAGGAAGGACCGCTTTTCCACAACCTCATCCTGGCGGACGAAATCAACCGCTCGCCGGCCAAGGTGCAGTCGGCCCTGCTCGAGGCCATGGCCGAACGGCAGATTACGGTGGGCCGCAAGACCTATCCGCTGCCGGACCTGTTCATGGTCATGGCCACGCAGAATCCCATCGAGCAGGAAGGCACCTACCCCTTGCCGGAAGCCCAGTTGGACCGCTTCCTCCTGTATGTCCGCATCGGCTATCCGGAAGCCGCCCATGAGCGCGAGATACTGCGGCTGGTGCGGGGCGAAGCCCGCGCGGCCCGGGGCAGCTCGGGGGAAACCGGCACGTTCGACCCGCTCCCGCAGAGGGTGCTGTTTGCAGGCCGTAGCGAAGTGTTGGACATCTACATGGCCGAGCCGCTGGAGGAGTACCTGCTGCAACTGGTCCTGGCCACCCGCAATCCCGGCGCCTACGGCCAGGAAATGGCGCGCTGGCTGCAATACGGCGCGAGCCCGCGCGCGACCATCGCCTTGGACCGCTGTTCCCGCGCCAAGGCCTGGTTGGCCGGTCGCGACTATGTGACGCCCGACGATATTCAGGCCATCGCCTATGATGTGCTGCGCCACCGCCTCATACTGTCCTATGAAGCCGAAGCCGAGGGCATCACCACGGACCAATGTATCCGTGAACTGATCAGGCGCGTGGCCGTGCCGTGA
- the pyrE gene encoding orotate phosphoribosyltransferase → MQDYQHEFIEYAVACGVLRFGSFTLKSGRTSPYFFNTGLFDTGARLGRLGEFYARALIHRGLRADVLYGPAYKGIPLVCTTAIALARQTGEDVPFAFNRKEAKDHGEGGHLVGSALLGSVLILDDVITAGTSVRESVAIIESAGARPCGVLISLDRQETGPDGRSAVEDVRERFGIDVYSIVTVSDVIEYLRGRGQSRELDAIQAYRAEFGAVAAC, encoded by the coding sequence ATGCAGGACTATCAGCACGAATTCATCGAATACGCCGTCGCATGCGGGGTCCTGCGTTTTGGTTCGTTCACGCTGAAATCGGGCCGCACCAGTCCCTATTTCTTCAACACCGGGCTATTCGACACCGGCGCGCGGCTCGGCCGGCTGGGTGAGTTCTACGCCCGTGCGCTGATCCACCGCGGCCTTCGCGCCGACGTGCTCTATGGCCCGGCCTACAAGGGCATTCCCCTGGTGTGCACGACGGCCATCGCGCTCGCCCGCCAAACGGGGGAGGACGTTCCGTTCGCCTTCAACCGCAAGGAGGCCAAGGATCACGGCGAAGGCGGCCACCTGGTCGGGTCGGCCCTGTTGGGATCGGTGCTGATCCTGGATGACGTGATAACGGCCGGCACCTCGGTCAGGGAATCCGTTGCCATCATCGAAAGCGCCGGCGCCAGGCCCTGCGGCGTGCTCATCAGCCTGGACCGTCAGGAAACGGGACCGGACGGGCGATCCGCCGTCGAGGACGTGCGAGAGCGCTTTGGCATCGACGTGTATTCCATCGTCACCGTCAGCGACGTGATCGAGTACCTCCGCGGCCGGGGACAATCCCGCGAGCTGGACGCCATTCAGGCCTATCGGGCGGAATTCGGCGCGGTCGCAGCGTGCTGA
- a CDS encoding DUF4124 domain-containing protein produces the protein MPQTRIKILLLLAAAVLSATAGAETFRWIDETGNVHYSDQVPPEDAKHQRSRLDKQGREIDVIEGAKTAEQMDQEKRLRSLRAEQRRVLAEQRDRDQSLLRTYGTEQEMTLTLQNKLATVDSVIRVTESNRERQEILLDSQRKRAADAELKGQAVPKILRDSIEAIQRQIAAYTEQINKLEDDKKTINEAFGRDRLRLQELRSAGQDPLQFALMNELKLMPGEMPIVSAVSCRPGPACDKVWEAAKSFIRARSGKPLVTDTSKVLQTAIPLQDQDFSLVVTRSSGKGEDTVFLDARCRLSSLGDELCASPRVREIRAAFATYVQMAVAASP, from the coding sequence ATGCCCCAAACTCGCATCAAGATTCTCTTGCTCCTGGCCGCCGCAGTCCTCTCGGCGACAGCCGGTGCCGAGACCTTTCGCTGGATCGATGAGACAGGGAATGTGCATTACTCAGACCAAGTGCCTCCGGAAGATGCCAAGCACCAGCGTTCGCGGCTGGACAAGCAGGGCCGTGAGATCGATGTGATCGAAGGCGCCAAGACCGCCGAACAAATGGATCAGGAAAAGCGTCTCAGGAGCCTGCGAGCCGAGCAGCGCCGGGTGCTTGCCGAGCAACGCGATCGCGATCAATCGCTGCTGCGGACTTATGGCACCGAGCAGGAAATGACGCTGACGCTGCAAAACAAGCTGGCCACGGTGGACTCGGTCATACGCGTGACTGAGTCCAATCGCGAGCGTCAGGAAATCCTGCTGGACTCGCAGCGCAAGCGCGCGGCTGACGCTGAGTTGAAGGGGCAAGCAGTGCCCAAGATACTGCGTGATTCCATCGAGGCTATCCAGCGTCAGATTGCCGCCTACACGGAGCAGATCAACAAGCTTGAGGATGACAAGAAAACCATCAACGAGGCTTTCGGCAGGGACCGGCTTCGCCTGCAGGAATTGAGGTCCGCGGGGCAGGACCCCTTGCAGTTCGCACTCATGAACGAGCTCAAACTGATGCCCGGTGAGATGCCCATCGTCAGCGCGGTGTCATGCCGTCCGGGCCCTGCCTGCGACAAGGTCTGGGAAGCCGCCAAGTCCTTCATTCGTGCCCGCTCCGGCAAACCGCTCGTGACCGATACCAGCAAGGTCCTGCAAACCGCGATCCCCCTGCAGGATCAGGACTTCTCCCTGGTGGTCACGCGCAGCTCCGGCAAGGGGGAAGACACGGTTTTCCTGGATGCCCGCTGCAGGCTTTCCAGTCTCGGCGACGAATTGTGTGCCAGTCCCCGCGTCCGCGAAATTCGCGCGGCATTCGCCACCTATGTGCAGATGGCGGTCGCCGCCTCGCCCTAA
- the argB gene encoding acetylglutamate kinase, which produces MKVQESIENNSANQIAHVLIEALPYIQRFKGKTIVVKYGGNAMIDETLKNSFARDVVLLKLVGINPVVVHGGGPQIGNLLQRLGKTSEFVQGMRVTDAETMDVVEMVLGGLVNKEIVNLINRHGGSAVGLTGKDGDLVRARKIVATQRSPETDEPEIIDLGHVGEVESIDPAVVDMLVQGDFIPVIAPIGVGEDGRSYNINADLVAGKMAEVLKAEKLILLTNTQGILDKQGGLLTGLSLSEVDALIEDGTISGGMIPKTRCATDSLKGGVNSVHIIDGRIEHAVLLELFTDRGIGTLMLRR; this is translated from the coding sequence ATGAAAGTCCAAGAATCTATCGAAAACAATTCCGCCAACCAGATCGCCCACGTCCTCATCGAGGCCTTGCCCTACATCCAGCGGTTCAAGGGCAAGACCATCGTCGTGAAATACGGCGGCAACGCAATGATCGACGAGACCTTGAAGAACAGTTTTGCCCGCGATGTCGTGCTCCTGAAACTGGTGGGCATCAACCCGGTGGTGGTGCACGGGGGCGGTCCGCAGATCGGCAATCTGCTGCAGCGCCTGGGCAAGACCAGCGAATTCGTGCAGGGCATGCGGGTCACCGACGCGGAGACCATGGACGTGGTGGAAATGGTGCTGGGAGGCCTGGTGAACAAGGAGATCGTCAACCTCATCAATCGTCATGGCGGTTCCGCCGTGGGTCTCACCGGCAAGGACGGCGATCTGGTGCGGGCGCGGAAGATCGTGGCGACCCAGCGCTCACCCGAGACGGACGAGCCGGAGATCATCGACCTGGGTCACGTGGGCGAAGTGGAGAGCATCGATCCCGCCGTGGTGGACATGCTAGTGCAGGGGGATTTCATTCCGGTCATCGCGCCCATAGGGGTGGGCGAGGACGGGCGCTCCTACAATATCAACGCCGATCTGGTGGCTGGCAAGATGGCCGAGGTCCTGAAGGCGGAGAAGCTGATCCTGCTCACCAATACCCAGGGCATCCTGGACAAGCAGGGCGGCCTGTTGACCGGCTTGTCGCTTTCGGAGGTGGATGCGCTGATCGAGGACGGTACCATTTCGGGCGGCATGATCCCGAAGACGCGCTGTGCCACCGATTCACTGAAAGGCGGCGTGAACAGCGTTCACATCATCGATGGGCGTATCGAGCACGCCGTGCTGCTGGAGTTGTTCACGGACCGCGGCATCGGCACCCTGATGCTGCGAAGGTAG
- a CDS encoding YunG family protein: MDERTFQIIRRALEKSWSADTSVCFSPTAAPSYGQCAQTAIVVQEYLGGEILRTTGWHGRGNHFYNSVAGERVDFTADQFDMPGYSYALKYEDCPSSVTEALAECLPGQVDALRHAFRRSIAGAA, encoded by the coding sequence ATGGACGAGAGAACGTTTCAGATAATTCGCCGCGCACTCGAGAAGAGTTGGTCGGCTGACACTAGCGTCTGCTTCTCGCCTACTGCAGCGCCCTCTTACGGTCAGTGCGCCCAGACGGCCATTGTGGTTCAGGAGTACCTTGGGGGTGAGATCCTGAGAACCACTGGCTGGCATGGAAGGGGCAACCACTTCTATAACTCCGTCGCCGGTGAGCGGGTTGACTTCACGGCTGACCAGTTCGACATGCCCGGCTACTCGTACGCGCTGAAATACGAAGACTGCCCTTCATCTGTAACCGAAGCGCTCGCGGAGTGCTTGCCCGGTCAGGTGGACGCCTTGCGCCATGCGTTTCGGCGCAGCATTGCCGGTGCAGCCTGA